GTTATGTTACAGAAGATACTCATTGTGAATAACACTACAGGTAATGTATCCGTCATTTGGAGGAAGAACAGAAATACATTACTGTGTGTTAGTCAGCTCAACGTTTGTCATTTTTCCTCTTCCTTGCCTGTGCTTTCTGCCACTTTTTCTTAGGCACCAACTTACTCTTTGGCTTTAGCTTTAACTCTGgagaaaatttgaaatttgggTCTCTCATGCGTGCTTGTATATCCTTAAAGAACTGTATATTGAGCTTCTTTGGTCCACCCTCCCGCAGCTCTGCGTATTCTGGCCCTGAAACAATGTTCTCAAATGCTCCAATCAGGATATCTATATCAGTGACAACATCAAATACGTTAATGTAGCGTCCATCAGGTCCTTTCTTCAACTTCTTGAGAGCATTTTCTACAGCAAGTTTTCTTGCTTGCTTTCCTGGAGACAGCTCTGGCGGTTCCTTCTCAGCTTTTAACAGCTCAGAGATTGTGCGATATTTAGGTGTCTCGTCAAATTCAAACACCTTATCTATGTATGAATCACTGCGCTCGTTGGGGTGTGCCTCAGTAGGGATATCATTATCATCATCCTCTTCACTGCCACTCCAGAGATTCATATCATCTTCATCGCTCTCAGGGCATATACTTCGTAACTCGTCACTGTCATCAGCATCAATAAGATTTGCATTTTCCTTGGCTTGCTTCTTCACTTTCTTAATTTCCCTCTCCATTTTTGTATCATTTTCTTCCccatcctcctcatcctcaCTAGCTGTCCACAGGTAGTCCTCCTCGTCAACATTCTCTTGCCAAGCTTTCCTAAACTCTTCATCACCCGGCCTTCTTTTACCAAACAGATCGTAGTGTGAATGATCATCAGCAAAGAAACGTGTTCCTGGACAAAGATGATGCAGGCAGACAATTGTACTCAGCAAAGATTCCATATGAATTATTCATTGACATGAACAATATCATCCAGTGTGTCTTCTATTAGATCATGTGAGCATTTGGTAAGGTATCAGGCATATCTTTAATATAACAACAAGTGAATAAATGCAAAATCGCTGGACTCATAAAGAGCAACAGCCTAAGCATTGACTAGAAGGAAGGCAACATGGTACTCTTATGATTGTTAATCATCTGTTCCTGGAGTGTCCAGTGGCCAAATATTTTTGGCGAGTGGTGTACTGTTATTTTGGTTTTAATGGATACCCGAAATCTATAGAACATATACAAGAATGGAGAAGAATATTCTCTGATTTTATTCAAAGTTTGGTTGTTGTAGTAGTAGCAGCACCTTGTTGGACTATTTGGAAAGCTAGAAATGCTATTTGCTTTCAAAGAAAGTATCCTGGAGATCCAACTAATGTGATTTTTCTCTATGTGTCATTGGCTTGATTAATGGGCTGGTTTTTATTAACGCAAAGCTCGGGACAATATGGTCCAAGGTTCGCAGAGCCTGAAGAAAGTAGCAGCATAAGCTCTAAGCAAAGCTCGTGGTTGGGGTTTGCTTCGCTTGGACGATGAACAATCTGCGTTCTCCTGGAAGGTGTTGTCGTTTTATATGCTATCTGGTCATTTGTCCTGTACGCTGAAATTTTTGTATCAGGCAGTTTATTTGTTCTGGTGGTAGTTCAGTAGTGGTAACTTGGTTTGTTCTGCTGTATCTGTTCGCTGGGAACCTCTCGAGACAACACTGTGAACTTGTTGATTTCTGGAATGAAACAGGGAGCTGGTGTTCCTTCATCTAAAAGGTACTCTTATGATTCAATGCGATAAAGATACATATTACTTCCAATAAAACACCCTGCTCATATGCAGCAAGTGCCTCGGGTAATTCACAAATGCCCAAAAGTAAAAGAATGTGAAACGGAATAATTTACAAGAACACTTGATTGCTGAAAGATCATATGAGTGATTTTCCATTTCATCAGTAGGTACTCAAAAGTTACGCTTTATCTAATTCGCATCTGCGACTAAGGGAATCATATGTCTCTCATCtgaattcaaataaaataagtatAACATGATTTAACATGAGACTTATACAGAGATGTATTGACAGAAAGAGTTTCAGCTTACATTATTTCTTCTCAACCCTCAAGTCACACAGCAGAACCAAATTTAGCAAGCATAGGCCATGCAGTTCCTACTGCCTGGGGCTCCGACCAATAGGTTTAACTATACAGATCAACCAACCAACCTGTACACCTACACGACACTAGAACGTGCCAGCACGCATGTCTCACTGCGTGGTAATATCGGAATTCAGAAAGCGCTTGCAGAGTTGCTTGCAGGTGGTAGTGGCACTGCCACAATAAAGCTCACGGTATCCGTCCTATAAGCAGAGGGAAGAGGGGAAGGGGCATATGGAGGGGTCGAATTCGGAGAAGCCGCACCTTGGGGAGCCGCCCAGGCTGGGGGGCGTGATATCGGGCCGCCGGTTCTGAAGCGCATAACGGCGAGGGCCGGCGAGTAGGAAGGGGCCGCGGGACACCGCGCGGTGAGGCGGAGGTGCGGGGCGAGGTGgcgggcgaggaggcggcgagccaTGTGGGTGGGAGTGGTGCTAGTGCGCTACTACCATGAGGCGCCCATGGAGGTTGGAAAACAGGAAAAGGGTTTTAGAGGACCCCCgggagaaaggagaagaaaacagaGTGGAGATGGATATGGGCCTGATTGAGTTATAGCTGGTGGGTGGAGAGGCCCTGAGTTATCCAAATACGGCCCAACATAGGAGGAAATGTTTTTctcctgttgttgttcttcttcttcttccattaTTTCGCACACAGGAAAAATTCTCTGAATGCTCTAAAAAAActctgaaaaaacaaattgtaaatttttattaaaatatatatagagagtTGGTAGTTTATTTTGATATCCCCCGTAAATATATTTTATACCTTCTCCTTGTTAAAAGagttacaatttttttatgagATTTTTTTATCGCTAGTGTTTCTCTTCAAACTCAATAATTGAAGAACTGGGACAATGAAGTTCTTTTTGttattttcatatattttactactagcaatctTTATTTCGATTGTGCTTACAATTGAACTGAATCGCAAGCAACCAGTATACAACAAACACATCTAAACATAACAGAAAACTGGAAGCAGATTTCTACACTGCACAATAACTGAAACACTAGTGTATAATAATTACACAACACGCATGCTACTATCAGAATGCAGTTCTACTCTGATTATTCCCGGAGCTATCAAAGTACTCCATACGTTTACGACGTTGAGTAGAAGCATCAGGAGCTCAGCAACAGACGCCATGGCCTTAGTCAGTTGGGCGGTAATACAAGAAGCGCCTGAGCACCCGCATCaactcgtcggcggcgacgccgaAGGGGCGGAGGACGGAGAAGCCGTGCTGCTCGTCATCGAACCTGACGACCTCGACGGCCTTCCCCATCTCCCCCAGCCTCGCGGCGTACCCCAGCACGCGGTCGCGGAGCACGTCGCGGCCAGGCGCCACGACGAGCACCGGCGGGAGCTCCACCGCCTCCGGGATCTCCGGGCTGGCCAGCGGGTGGTCCCTGGTGGCCCCCGCCGGCAGCGCCAGGCGCCAGAGCTGGTCGGCCACGTCCACCGTCAGGGACACGTCAGCCGGTGACAGGGCCGTCTCGGCCGGCGTGCGCCGGACCCCGCCGAAGAACGCGGAGAGCAGGACGAGCCCCGCTATCCGCAGCCGCGCTGGGGATGCCGAGGTGGCGGCGTTCTGGACGGTGACGTGGTGGGCCAGGTTGGCGCCGGCGGAgacgccggagacgaaggtgCGGGCGAAGTCGGCCGACTCGGCGAGCCACGTGtcctccgcggcgccgccggtctcGGCTTGGGCGCGGAGCCAGGAGAGGAAGTCGGCGCCGtcgtggacggcggcggggaggcggtgCTCGGGGGCGAGGCGGTACTGGACGGAGAGCACGAGGGCggggagctcggcggcggcgcggaggcagAAGGCGTGAAACGGCGGCTGCGCGTAGGAGCCGATGCAGTAGCCCCCGCCGTGGAAGTAGACGAGCACCGGGagcttcgtcttcttctccgacggCCTGTACACGCGGGCCTTGAGGCCGTGCGCCGCGTGGTACGCCACGTCCTTCCACTCCACGCCGGGGACGTCCGGAAACTGCTGCTCCGGCGGCGAGAGCACGGACTCGTCGCCGCGGATCACGGAGCCGTCGCTGAGCAGCTGGACCACGCCCAGCAAATCCTCCACCacgtgcggcggcggtgccgtgccgtcgccgccggacaTGGTTGGATTAGATTGATGCATTGATTGGTAGAGTAAGTTAGAGATGACACAGTGGGTGAGCCaggtttatatatatatagcaggcGATCCATGGAGTAGCTAGGATCTGATAAGGAACGCTGCCAACTCCGGCCACCTCGACGTCAGTCAGATGTGCCGCGCTATCGACAAAAATGCCTTCACCAAAATTCCAAGCTGTGTCACCTTTTTCCGGCGCGTGCCGGATTGACGCCGACGTTTGGCCATTAGCTTACTCCGACACGAAACAGTCCAGTCTGATGGATTTCATGGCCGGATTAACCTCGAACGAAGAATGACAGCAAAGTCCAAGTTGTAGTCACCTTTTCCGGCACGTGCCGGATTGACGGCGACAGTCACTGGTTGTTGGCAACGGGTGAGGCGGCTTGGATGCAGACACGCCCGGTGACTCACTGAGCCAAATAATCACTCTGTGGCATCATACAAGTCTAGTTATATTAACGGCAGATTAGGTAGTCAATGCATGTTTAGCAAGAGAGTTGCATTTTGTTAGCATGGCCGGCAATACAAAAGTGTCAAACATTATTAGATCAAAAACTGAGACGGAaaaaactgcaaattaagACGATGATTACTCGTCAAATTTACAAGCTTGGCACAAATTAGTGAAAACCACAAAGTTGAAGAACTAGTGCCGGTTACGGCTTCCGTTTAGGAAACTATTTCTTGATATTTCTGTTCGTTCTGGGAACCAAGAACATGGTTATTGTGATGTTTTCTCAGTGCAGTTTCTACCCTTATTTAATTGCTTCAATAATTGTGGATTGGATACTTACAATATATTTATGCTGGTGACAGTGGTAAAGTTGCTACCCATCAATGTTGACATCCTCATAGAATTAAAATTGCCACCAACACATAACTAAAGTTGTTAACCTCACAGATCGACATCATACGAAAATAAAGTCGTCACGCCACGTAATAAAATTGTCAACATACAATACACGTGACATGATCTGTCTTCCCAAGCCGGCAGATTGTTCAGTCCCAGAGACGAAGAAGTGACCGTTCATTcaatataaatattttattcattttatcatccacccctcctccctccaggGCCGGACTCATTGGTTGGCTCTGACTGAATATTGGGTCCCACAGCTTCCGACCCTAGCGGTCAGTGGCACGAGGAAATTGCTACGGAACGCCAACACATGCCGTAAACCGTATAACCACCCCTTTCCTTGCACTCCCATCCCACTCGCCGCGACCTCCCAGATCAAGCCAaggaggagagagggagagagataaaAATGGCGCAGCTGCAGGAGACGTACGCGTGCTCGCCGGCGACGGAGCGCGGGCGGGGGATCCTCCTGGGGGGCGACCCGAAGACGGACACGATCGCCTACTGCGCCGGCCGGAGCGTCATCATCCGCCGCCTCGACACGCCGCTCGACGCCTGGGCCTACACGGACCACGCCTACCCGACCACCGTCGCCCGCTTCTCCCCCAACGGCGAGTGGGTCGCCTCCGCGGACGCCTCCGGCTGCGTCCGAGTCTGGGGCCGCTACGGCGACCGCGCCCTCAAGGCCGAGTTCCGCCCCATCTCCGGACGCGTCGACGACCTCCGCTGGTCCCCCGATGGCCTCCGCATCGTCGTCTCCGGGGATGGCAAGGGCAAGTCCCTGGTCCG
The Brachypodium distachyon strain Bd21 chromosome 2, Brachypodium_distachyon_v3.0, whole genome shotgun sequence genome window above contains:
- the LOC104582478 gene encoding uncharacterized protein LOC104582478; amino-acid sequence: MARRLLARHLAPHLRLTARCPAAPSYSPALAVMRFRTGGPISRPPAWAAPQGTRFFADDHSHYDLFGKRRPGDEEFRKAWQENVDEEDYLWTASEDEEDGEENDTKMEREIKKVKKQAKENANLIDADDSDELRSICPESDEDDMNLWSGSEEDDDNDIPTEAHPNERSDSYIDKVFEFDETPKYRTISELLKAEKEPPELSPGKQARKLAVENALKKLKKGPDGRYINVFDVVTDIDILIGAFENIVSGPEYAELREGGPKKLNIQFFKDIQARMRDPNFKFSPELKLKPKSKLVPKKKWQKAQARKRKNDKR
- the LOC100824894 gene encoding probable carboxylesterase 15, which codes for MHQSNPTMSGGDGTAPPPHVVEDLLGVVQLLSDGSVIRGDESVLSPPEQQFPDVPGVEWKDVAYHAAHGLKARVYRPSEKKTKLPVLVYFHGGGYCIGSYAQPPFHAFCLRAAAELPALVLSVQYRLAPEHRLPAAVHDGADFLSWLRAQAETGGAAEDTWLAESADFARTFVSGVSAGANLAHHVTVQNAATSASPARLRIAGLVLLSAFFGGVRRTPAETALSPADVSLTVDVADQLWRLALPAGATRDHPLASPEIPEAVELPPVLVVAPGRDVLRDRVLGYAARLGEMGKAVEVVRFDDEQHGFSVLRPFGVAADELMRVLRRFLYYRPTD